A single window of Candidatus Krumholzibacteriota bacterium DNA harbors:
- a CDS encoding LemA family protein, with the protein MIGPTGILAFVIIAAALWVAIVYNRFVVMMNRAENGRTQIDIELRRRHDLVPMLVDTVRGYASHERAAFERVAEARSFVSKASSAAGRAAAENALGGAIDSMLLLAEAYPGLKANDRFIRLQEELAGMEDRIGFSRMFYNDVVMKYNTALDTFPEIIVARAFGFEPAPFFDLERGTGRRENGAPPDLFRE; encoded by the coding sequence ATGATCGGACCGACCGGCATACTCGCGTTCGTCATCATCGCGGCGGCCTTGTGGGTCGCCATCGTGTACAACCGGTTCGTCGTCATGATGAACCGCGCGGAGAACGGAAGAACGCAGATCGACATCGAGCTGCGGCGGCGCCACGACCTCGTGCCGATGCTCGTCGACACGGTCCGCGGGTACGCGTCGCACGAACGCGCGGCCTTCGAGCGTGTGGCCGAGGCGCGGTCGTTCGTCTCGAAGGCGTCGTCCGCGGCGGGCCGCGCGGCCGCCGAGAACGCGCTCGGCGGAGCGATCGACTCGATGCTCCTTCTCGCCGAGGCGTATCCCGGACTGAAGGCGAACGACCGTTTCATCCGCCTCCAGGAGGAGCTCGCCGGCATGGAGGACCGGATCGGATTCTCGAGGATGTTCTACAACGACGTCGTCATGAAGTACAATACGGCGCTCGACACCTTCCCCGAAATCATCGTCGCGCGCGCGTTCGGATTCGAGCCGGCGCCCTTCTTCGACCTCGAACGCGGAACCGGCCGACGGGAAAACGGGGCTCCTCCCGATTTGTTCAGGGAGTGA
- a CDS encoding DUF2207 domain-containing protein yields the protein MMSAHEGAFRLRGGMGAFHAVLIAALLAVCCPGRALADDDKSYRHPVIDISIRLLPDGSAEVEEIRSFRFHGSFSHAFIERETEGDYGSYGIDFTGVEDADSGERLPTVKSRTAGAERIRWEYSARDETKRFRIRYRIFGAVQRYGDAAQFYWKVIEDRHASIDRVRIAIHAPSPSPDLFKVFVHSPARPGTLDFLDDFSEARIEQTRIGRRGHVEVRVLLDPAIFFDSPLLEGHSLEDLLADETRIVDAQRRRLRAQLAGLFVGAATLIAFMILYVVFFARFGREPAVPYDRVYEREPPRDIPAVYVPTILTQGGVQTSEFHKSFTAAVLECARLGYLVIEETREKKFIFSHDGLRYVATEKGRALLHGGAVEPERGERALVPFEEDVLRIVILEAGDGAAATNDDIRKWAKKTRGGKTAFLSFLEPRAKELRRHFERRHFQLDDRRSARMRGWFVAIALAFAAIDISLFFAVMRHPALIAIGIAIGILGPLLSIPLARWTPEGALEEKRWKAFRRFMGDFSAMKEAGADMLPLWERYLVYATALGVSDKLLDNLRDLATEMRAPIQPAVWFHPATASGAPGAQFASFEGIATTFASLQSLSSALSTSTSTGGGFSGGGGGGGGGGCSGAG from the coding sequence ATGATGAGTGCGCATGAGGGGGCGTTCCGGTTACGCGGCGGGATGGGCGCATTCCATGCCGTGCTGATCGCGGCCCTCCTGGCCGTCTGTTGCCCCGGCCGGGCGCTCGCGGACGACGACAAGAGCTACCGGCATCCTGTGATCGACATCTCGATCCGTCTGTTGCCCGACGGAAGCGCCGAGGTCGAGGAGATCCGCTCCTTCCGCTTTCACGGCTCCTTCTCCCATGCGTTCATCGAGAGGGAGACGGAGGGGGACTACGGCTCGTACGGCATCGATTTCACCGGGGTCGAGGACGCCGATTCGGGCGAGCGGCTCCCGACGGTGAAGAGCCGCACGGCCGGCGCGGAACGCATCCGCTGGGAGTACAGCGCGCGTGACGAGACGAAGCGGTTCCGTATCAGGTACCGCATCTTCGGCGCCGTCCAGCGCTACGGCGACGCGGCCCAGTTCTACTGGAAGGTGATCGAGGACCGGCACGCCTCGATCGACCGCGTGCGGATCGCGATCCACGCGCCCTCGCCGAGCCCGGATCTCTTCAAGGTCTTCGTCCACAGCCCCGCCCGCCCGGGCACGCTCGATTTCCTCGACGACTTCTCGGAGGCGAGGATCGAGCAGACCAGGATCGGCCGGCGGGGGCATGTCGAGGTCCGTGTCCTCCTCGATCCGGCGATCTTCTTCGACTCCCCTCTCCTCGAAGGCCATTCCCTCGAGGACCTCCTCGCCGACGAGACGAGGATCGTCGATGCGCAGCGCCGCCGCCTCCGGGCGCAGCTCGCCGGCCTCTTCGTGGGCGCCGCCACCCTCATCGCCTTCATGATCCTCTATGTCGTCTTCTTCGCGCGTTTCGGACGCGAGCCGGCCGTTCCGTACGATCGCGTCTACGAGCGGGAACCGCCGAGGGACATACCCGCCGTCTATGTGCCGACGATCCTGACGCAGGGAGGAGTCCAGACGAGCGAATTCCACAAATCCTTCACCGCGGCGGTCCTCGAGTGCGCGCGCCTCGGATATCTCGTGATCGAGGAGACGCGCGAAAAGAAATTCATCTTCTCGCACGACGGCCTTCGTTACGTTGCGACGGAAAAGGGAAGGGCCCTTCTCCACGGCGGCGCCGTCGAGCCGGAACGCGGCGAACGGGCGCTCGTGCCCTTCGAGGAGGACGTTCTCCGCATCGTCATCCTCGAGGCCGGCGACGGCGCAGCGGCGACGAACGATGACATACGGAAATGGGCGAAGAAGACGCGCGGCGGGAAGACGGCGTTCCTTTCCTTCCTCGAGCCTCGCGCGAAGGAGCTCCGGCGGCATTTCGAACGACGGCACTTCCAGCTCGACGACCGGCGCAGCGCGAGGATGCGCGGCTGGTTCGTCGCGATCGCGCTCGCATTCGCCGCCATCGACATCTCGCTCTTCTTCGCCGTCATGCGCCATCCGGCGCTGATCGCGATCGGCATCGCGATCGGCATCCTCGGCCCCCTCCTCTCGATCCCCCTCGCCCGGTGGACGCCCGAGGGAGCGCTGGAGGAGAAGCGGTGGAAGGCCTTCCGCAGGTTCATGGGCGATTTCTCGGCGATGAAGGAGGCCGGCGCCGACATGCTTCCCCTGTGGGAACGCTACCTCGTGTACGCGACCGCTCTCGGCGTCTCCGACAAGCTGCTCGACAATCTCCGCGATCTCGCCACCGAGATGCGCGCCCCCATCCAGCCCGCCGTCTGGTTCCATCCCGCAACGGCTTCCGGCGCCCCCGGCGCCCAGTTCGCGTCATTCGAGGGGATCGCGACGACCTTCGCGAGCCTCCAGTCCCTTTCCTCGGCCCTGTCGACGTCGACGTCGACCGGCGGCGGATTCAGCGGCGGCGGCGGCGGTGGTGGCGGCGGCGGCTGCAGCGGCGCCGGTTGA